A single Vigna radiata var. radiata cultivar VC1973A chromosome 8, Vradiata_ver6, whole genome shotgun sequence DNA region contains:
- the LOC106771489 gene encoding uncharacterized protein LOC106771489 codes for MFAKTLKPFAEKRSQRGVVSSSPTKKLLRLPHVFSKILELPCSSSDDVFVEETPHFFRFVAPCNAGGVRALAIEILPGITKIVIKRMDGSDVAVAGQRQYSSLGVGLWRFRLPPGTQPEMVTAVCSGGKLVVTVPKNKNRGN; via the coding sequence ATGTTCGCCAAGACGCTCAAACCCTTCGCAGAAAAACGTTCCCAGCGCGGTGTCGTTTCATCGTCGCCGACCAAGAAGCTATTGAGACTTCCCCACGTCTTCTCCAAAATACTAGAGCTTCCTTGCTCCTCCTCCGACGACGTTTTCGTCGAGGAAACGCCGCACTTTTTTCGCTTCGTCGCGCCATGCAACGCCGGTGGCGTGCGAGCTCTGGCCATCGAGATTCTCCCGGGGATAACCAAAATCGTGATCAAGAGGATGGACGGCAGTGATGTGGCGGTCGCCGGTCAGCGGCAGTACAGTTCTCTAGGCGTTGGTCTCTGGCGGTTCCGACTTCCACCGGGGACCCAACCGGAGATGGTGACCGCCGTGTGCAGCGGCGGGAAGCTGGTGGTTACCGTGCCCAAGAACAAAAACAGAGGAAACTGA